Proteins from one Colias croceus chromosome 22, ilColCroc2.1 genomic window:
- the LOC123702021 gene encoding protein LTV1 homolog, translating to MPKTKKFIDRKKAVTFNLVHRSQRDPLAADETAPQRVLVPVNANIPTKKDKEPNLTPEQRKEEQHKYGIYFDDDYNYLQHLKDTKEVTLVLQPKATHKRKQPSANKEEGDEEGLIEVTEKLQFPSSVFASEVEEDVGLLNKAASQGLCLDLDPEVVAALDEDFDFEDPDNQLEDNFIELAMGEGDDEDMEGDEADESMEDNASNQSFDSDFDSDDDSVDSQERKPQMAKWDSKDDTKSRFSQYSMSSSVIRRNQGLSLLDNRFERMFAEYDDTEVGALDLDEIEGYLPETHNMLLDAAKEFEESQKKYHLDKEKEIARLKRLQEIEEESEDDLVTVEVEPQEKWDCETILSTYSNLYNHPKLIEEPRKQKIKINPKTGLPEDTLGKDNKLTMKSLAKFNAMNQEHASDSDEDGRTNAETVLSTLSVLSIRPKDETPEEKKERKRLLKEYRKERRIEKKANKEAFKEEKKRQEKIMLNNRNNVQGNKIF from the exons ATG CCGAAAACTAAAAAGTTCATAGATCGCAAGAAGGCCGTCACGTTCAATTTAGTACATAGATCTCAAAGAGATCCTTTAGCAGCTGACGAGACCGCCCCACAACGTGTCTTAGTGCCTGTAAATgctaatatacctacaaaaaagGATAAAGAGCCT AATCTCACTCCAGAACAACGGAAAGAGGAGCAGCATAAATATGGAATTTACTTTGACGATGACTACAACTACCTTCAACATCTTAAAGATACCAAGGAGGTCACATTGGTTCTGCAAcct AAAGCGAcacataaaagaaaacaacCGTCGGCTAATAAGGAAGAAGGGGATGAAGAGGGTCTGATAGAGGTAACAGAAAAACTACAATTTCCTAGCTCTGTGTTCGCTTCTGAGGTGGAGGAAGATGTTGGCTTGCTGAATAAGGCAGCTTCACAAg GTTTATGTCTGGATTTGGATCCTGAGGTGGTTGCAGCATTGGACGAAGACTTTGATTTCGAAGATCCTGACAATCAGCTTGAAGATAACTTCATTGAACTTGCTATGGGAGAGG GTGATGATGAAGATATGGAAGGTGATGAAGCAGATGAAAGTATGGAGGATAACGCATCTAACCAATCATTTGACTCTGATTTCGATTCAGATGACGATAGTGTTGATTCACAG GAAAGAAAACCGCAAATGGCAAAATGGGATTCGAAAGACGACACGAAATCGCGTTTCTCACAATATTCCATGTCTTCCAGTGTTATTCGTAGAAATCAAGGATTGTCATTATTGGATAACAGATTTGAAAGG ATGTTCGCAGAATACGACGACACAGAAGTGGGTGCGTTAGATCTAGACGAGATAGAAGGATATCTGCCAGaaacacataatatgttactAGATGCAGCGAAAGAGTTTGAAGAGTCCCAGAAGAAATATCATCTCGATAAGGAAAAGGAGATTGCTAG ACTGAAGCGTCTGCAAGAGATCGAAGAAGAGTCGGAAGATGATCTAGTGACGGTTGAAGTGGAGCCGCAAGAGAAATGGGATTGCGAAACTATACTATCTACGTATTCCAATTTGTACAACCATCCGAAACTTATTGAAGAGCCTAGA aaacaaaaaataaaaataaaccccAAAACCGGTTTACCGGAAGACACACTGGGCAAAGACAACAAACTGACGATGAAGTCGTTGGCCAAATTCAACGCTATGAATCAAGAACATGCGTCAGATTCGGACGAAGACGGACGGACGAATGCAGAGACTGTACTATCTACGCTTAGTGTATTGTCAAtcag ACCCAAAGACGAAACGCCAGAAGAGAAGAAGGAACGCAAACGTCTTCTCAAAGAGTACAGAAAAGAAAGAAGAATAGAGAAGAAGGCAAACAAAGAAGCGTTTAAAGAAGAGAAGAAGAGACAAGAGAAGATTATGTtgaataatagaaataatgtacaagggaataaaatattttga
- the LOC123701916 gene encoding trafficking protein particle complex subunit 12 isoform X1, whose translation MDNKPNLSQYFGASEVPPASQFFDEIGTSPSEMIQSVYLGDNEGIPASTGILGQNMSASFSQHKLMQEVPSTNLLPTVSGSTAIPVTSLPDPSTFFDTIGPEPQIGPVKSNPVSTAIITEALDGLSIKNQPVDKEADRRRDAWIPNEEAKKTLLKAQSSPKGSFFPEREVLTMPGIVLEEELADALQEVAVKYLGVSSAGSRGVVRADHVSRDEAGLRELLRTGYLRAAVNLTATLITAAGQGPGRMHRPTKHTPRSLQLWLTRFAVMLRIRLHEPLLKEAEPFGDFSKPDMFYQFYPDLYENRSGSLVPFSLRLLVAELPGHVGKSEEAMDRLYIMLDVIQKMLANLNDNKTEDGSETITEEDKIESIRLWSGRRVRVMHSIVNCAIALKDYRLATNTLVTLQRQATSAQQQRAITSALCRLHLLAGNVEAAVTHLNEARVTRLHICPTPDVREYVDMGLIDIAQGKYQEAYNNFARAADQEPTNIMVANNIAVCLLYMGKLKEAITVLQKAIQSDPERALSESLLVNLCTLHELQSANTGDKKLALLRLLCQHKSDTIPNVVEALKLA comes from the exons atggaCAACAAACCTAATCTAAGTCAATATTTCGGTGCTTCAGAAGTGCCGCCAGCTTCACAATTTTTCGATGAAATCGGGACGTCACCATCTGAAATGATACAGAGTGTTTATTTGGGTGATAACGAAG GTATTCCAGCATCGACTGGCATTCTCGGGCAAAATATGAGTGCTTCGTTTAGCCAACATAAGCTCATGCAGGAGGTTCCTTCCACGAACCTCTTGCCAACTGTGAGCGGTTCTACAGCTATTCCCGTGACGAGTCTACCTGATCCTTCTACATTCTTTGATACTATTGGACCTGAGCCGCAAATTGGGCCTGTAAAAAGTAATCCTGTATCAACTGCTATAATAACTGAAGCTTTGGATGGATTGAGTATTAAG AATCAACCAGTGGACAAGGAAGCTGATAGAAGAAGAGATGCGTGGATACCAAATGAAGAAGCTAAGAAAACTTTATTAAAG GCACAATCATCACCAAAAGGATCTTTCTTCCCTGAAAGAGAAGTTCTTACTATGCCTGGAATAGTCTTAGAGGAGGAATTG GCAGACGCACTCCAAGAAGTAGCAGTAAAATACCTGGGTGTAAGTTCAGCAGGTAGCCGGGGGGTGGTGCGAGCTGACCACGTAAGTCGGGATGAAGCAGGTCTCCGGGAACTGCTAAGAACTGGATATTTGAGGGCCGCTGTGAATCTCACTGCTACTCTCATTACTGCAGCTGGTCAAG GGCCCGGTCGAATGCACAGGCCGACGAAACATACACCTCGAAGCCTTCAACTCTGGTTGACGAGATTCGCAGTAATGTTGAGGATTAGATTACACGAGCCGTTGTTGAAGGAAGCCGAACCGTTTGGCGATTTCAGCAAGCCTGATATGTTTTATcag ttCTACCCAGATCTATACGAGAACAGAAGCGGGTCTCTAGTGCCATTTTCCTTAAGGCTTCTAGTGGCTGAACTACCCGGCCATGTCGGCAAGTCGGAGGAAGCTATGGACAGATTGTACATCATGTTGGATGTTATACAGAAG atgcTAGCAAATCTGAATGACAATAAAACTGAAGATGGTTCAGAGACAATAACGGAGGAAGATAAAATAGAGTCGATTAGACTATGGTCCGGCAGGCGGGTACGGGTTATGCACTCTATTGTCAATTGTGCTATTGCGTTAAag GACTACAGGCTAGCAACGAACACTCTAGTTACACTGCAACGACAAGCAACGAGCGCGCAGCAACAGAGAGCAATAACTAGCGCGTTGTGCCGGTTGCACTTGTTGGCCGGTAACGTTGAAGCTGCTGTCACGCATTTGAATGAAGCGAGGGTCACTAGGCTGCATAT atgCCCAACTCCTGATGTAAGAGAATATGTTGATATGGGATTGATAGATATTGCACAGGGAAAATATCAAGAAGCATATAATAACTTCGCTAGAGCTGCTGATCAGgaacctactaatattatg GTCGCTAACAACATAGCAGTATGTCTTCTCTACATGGGCAAACTGAAGGAAGCGATCACAGTCCTGCAGAAAGCGATACAGTCAGATCCTGAACGCGCACTCAGCGAGAGTTTACTAGTTAATCTGTGCACATTACACGAGTTGCAATCAGCAAATACGGGAGATAAAAAACTAGCTCTGTTACGTTTATTGTGCCAGCATAAAAGTGACACGATACCAAATGTCGTGGAGGCGCTAAAATTGGCTTAG
- the LOC123701916 gene encoding trafficking protein particle complex subunit 12 isoform X2 — protein MDNKPNLSQYFGASEVPPASQFFDEIGTSPSEMIQSVYLGDNEASTGILGQNMSASFSQHKLMQEVPSTNLLPTVSGSTAIPVTSLPDPSTFFDTIGPEPQIGPVKSNPVSTAIITEALDGLSIKNQPVDKEADRRRDAWIPNEEAKKTLLKAQSSPKGSFFPEREVLTMPGIVLEEELADALQEVAVKYLGVSSAGSRGVVRADHVSRDEAGLRELLRTGYLRAAVNLTATLITAAGQGPGRMHRPTKHTPRSLQLWLTRFAVMLRIRLHEPLLKEAEPFGDFSKPDMFYQFYPDLYENRSGSLVPFSLRLLVAELPGHVGKSEEAMDRLYIMLDVIQKMLANLNDNKTEDGSETITEEDKIESIRLWSGRRVRVMHSIVNCAIALKDYRLATNTLVTLQRQATSAQQQRAITSALCRLHLLAGNVEAAVTHLNEARVTRLHICPTPDVREYVDMGLIDIAQGKYQEAYNNFARAADQEPTNIMVANNIAVCLLYMGKLKEAITVLQKAIQSDPERALSESLLVNLCTLHELQSANTGDKKLALLRLLCQHKSDTIPNVVEALKLA, from the exons atggaCAACAAACCTAATCTAAGTCAATATTTCGGTGCTTCAGAAGTGCCGCCAGCTTCACAATTTTTCGATGAAATCGGGACGTCACCATCTGAAATGATACAGAGTGTTTATTTGGGTGATAACGAAG CATCGACTGGCATTCTCGGGCAAAATATGAGTGCTTCGTTTAGCCAACATAAGCTCATGCAGGAGGTTCCTTCCACGAACCTCTTGCCAACTGTGAGCGGTTCTACAGCTATTCCCGTGACGAGTCTACCTGATCCTTCTACATTCTTTGATACTATTGGACCTGAGCCGCAAATTGGGCCTGTAAAAAGTAATCCTGTATCAACTGCTATAATAACTGAAGCTTTGGATGGATTGAGTATTAAG AATCAACCAGTGGACAAGGAAGCTGATAGAAGAAGAGATGCGTGGATACCAAATGAAGAAGCTAAGAAAACTTTATTAAAG GCACAATCATCACCAAAAGGATCTTTCTTCCCTGAAAGAGAAGTTCTTACTATGCCTGGAATAGTCTTAGAGGAGGAATTG GCAGACGCACTCCAAGAAGTAGCAGTAAAATACCTGGGTGTAAGTTCAGCAGGTAGCCGGGGGGTGGTGCGAGCTGACCACGTAAGTCGGGATGAAGCAGGTCTCCGGGAACTGCTAAGAACTGGATATTTGAGGGCCGCTGTGAATCTCACTGCTACTCTCATTACTGCAGCTGGTCAAG GGCCCGGTCGAATGCACAGGCCGACGAAACATACACCTCGAAGCCTTCAACTCTGGTTGACGAGATTCGCAGTAATGTTGAGGATTAGATTACACGAGCCGTTGTTGAAGGAAGCCGAACCGTTTGGCGATTTCAGCAAGCCTGATATGTTTTATcag ttCTACCCAGATCTATACGAGAACAGAAGCGGGTCTCTAGTGCCATTTTCCTTAAGGCTTCTAGTGGCTGAACTACCCGGCCATGTCGGCAAGTCGGAGGAAGCTATGGACAGATTGTACATCATGTTGGATGTTATACAGAAG atgcTAGCAAATCTGAATGACAATAAAACTGAAGATGGTTCAGAGACAATAACGGAGGAAGATAAAATAGAGTCGATTAGACTATGGTCCGGCAGGCGGGTACGGGTTATGCACTCTATTGTCAATTGTGCTATTGCGTTAAag GACTACAGGCTAGCAACGAACACTCTAGTTACACTGCAACGACAAGCAACGAGCGCGCAGCAACAGAGAGCAATAACTAGCGCGTTGTGCCGGTTGCACTTGTTGGCCGGTAACGTTGAAGCTGCTGTCACGCATTTGAATGAAGCGAGGGTCACTAGGCTGCATAT atgCCCAACTCCTGATGTAAGAGAATATGTTGATATGGGATTGATAGATATTGCACAGGGAAAATATCAAGAAGCATATAATAACTTCGCTAGAGCTGCTGATCAGgaacctactaatattatg GTCGCTAACAACATAGCAGTATGTCTTCTCTACATGGGCAAACTGAAGGAAGCGATCACAGTCCTGCAGAAAGCGATACAGTCAGATCCTGAACGCGCACTCAGCGAGAGTTTACTAGTTAATCTGTGCACATTACACGAGTTGCAATCAGCAAATACGGGAGATAAAAAACTAGCTCTGTTACGTTTATTGTGCCAGCATAAAAGTGACACGATACCAAATGTCGTGGAGGCGCTAAAATTGGCTTAG
- the LOC123701963 gene encoding vacuolar protein sorting-associated protein 35 — protein MTHFRIVKQVNYTHRTRSIYKFILKISTNRPKIFDIYNIYRNQAEMTNQTSPVEEQEKLLEEALNVVKVQAFQMKRCLDKSKLMDALKHASTMLGELRTSLLSPKSYYELYMAITDELRHLELYLLEEFQKGRKVADLYELVQYAGNIVPRLYLLITVGLVYIKTSTNLRRDLLKDLVEMCRGVQHPLRGLFLRNYLLQCTRNILPDTIEAANENEGTVRDAIDFVLMNFAEMNKLWVRMQHQGHSRDKERRERERSELRILVGTNLVRLSQLESVGVEDYRRLVLPGILEQVVSCRDAIAQEYLMECIIQVFPDEFHLANLQPFLKSCAELQPGVNIKNIIIALIERLAAYSQRNEGNINLSVVLEDGKEQEVQLFEVFSDQVAAITQSRTDMPPEDMLSLQLALLKLAQRCHPDKLSYVDRVLAHTDRICADIQQSSGKTHIEHNTPVFKELMKILKLPADHYKNILTLIKLQNYGPLINRLNQPGRLMIAVHLVSDVLESDTTVSSPEDVDAVLTMVDVLVKDQPDQPEECDAEDFMEEQGLLARLIHHFKSDSADQQYQILSAARKALQGGGAKRIQHTFPPIVFHAYRLAFVYKDLKDQDEMWEKKCQKIFQFCHQTISMLVKAELAELPLRLYLQGALAISEIGFANHETIAYEYLSQAFSLYEDEISDSKAQLAAITLIIATFEQINCFGAENAEPMRTGCALAASKLLKKPDQSRAVALCAHLFWKGAKDGKQWPLNEATRALDCLKKAARVAQQCMDGGVQAQLLAELLGRYALLRERGNEALTTNLIEAIIQKIREELANLDQSEEVEQITKHFHNTLQHLKNRMECPDPDGLGYEGLVLS, from the exons ATGACACATTTTCGaa TCGTCAAACAAGTAAATTACACCCACCGAACTCGAtcaatttacaaatttattttgaaaatatctaCAAATCGACCGAAAATTTTCGATATTTACAACATTTATCGAAACCAG GCGGAGATGACGAACCAAACTTCGCCAGTTGAGGAGCAGGAGAAGCTTCTTGAAGAAGCTTTGAATGTTGTTAAAGTACAG GCATTTCAAATGAAAAGATGCTTGGACAAATCAAAGCTGATGGATGCATTGAAGCATGCTTCTACAATGTTAGGAGAGTTACGGACTTCTCTGCTGTCACCTAAAAGCTACTATGAACTGT ACATGGCTATAACCGACGAGCTGCGTCACCTCGAACTATACTTGCTTGAAGAGTTCCAGAAGGGACGTAAAGTCGCCGATCTGTATGAACTTGTTCAATATGCTGGCAATATTGTACCCCGACTATATCTGTTGATCACTGTAGGCCTGGTGTATATAAAGACTAGCACTAATTTGAGGAGAGATCTGTTGaag GATCTTGTAGAGATGTGCCGTGGAGTCCAACATCCGCTGCGTGGCCTTTTCCTAAGGAACTACTTGCTACAGTGCACCAGGAATATATTACCTGACACCATTGAGGCAGCTAATGAAAATGAAGGCACT GTTCGCGACGCAATAGATTTTGTGCTAATGAACTTCGCTGAAATGAACAAGCTGTGGGTGCGAATGCAGCATCAAGGCCATtcaag GGATAAAGAACGCCGCGAACGCGAACGTTCCGAACTACGTATCCTCGTTGGCACCAATCTAGTGAGATTGTCTCAACTAGAGTCCGTTGGGGTTGAAGACTATAGGCGACTAGTGCTACCGGGGATACTGGAGCAAGTAGTCAGCTGTAGAGACGCGATAGCACAGGAGTATCTCATGGAGTGTATTATACAG GTATTCCCCGACGAGTTCCACTTGGCGAATCTCCAACCGTTCCTCAAGTCATGTGCTGAATTACAACCAGGAGTGAATATAAAGAACATCATCATTGCTCTTATTGAACGCTTAGCTGCTTATAGTCAG agaAATGAAGGTAACATAAATCTAAGCGTGGTTTTAGAAGATGGAAAAGAACAAGAGGTGCAATTGTTTGAAGTATTCTCTGACCAAGTGGCCGCCATTACACAG AGTCGCACAGACATGCCGCCAGAAGACATGCTGTCATTGCAATTAGCCTTGCTGAAATTGGCTCAGCGCTGTCATCCGGACAAACTGAGCTATGTGGACCGAGTGCTGGCTCATACTGACCGGATTTGTGCTGATATTCAGCAGAGTAG cggaaaaacccacatagaaCACAACACACCAGTATTCAAAGAGCTGATGAAGATCCTCAAGCTCCCAGCGGACCACTATAAGAATATTCTTACCCTCATCAAGTTGCAGAACTACGGTCCGTTGATAAATAGATTGAACCAACCGGGCAGGCTGATGATTGCCGTGCATTTAGTGTCTGATGTATTGGAGAGTGATACAACTGTGTCTAGTCCGGAGGAT GTGGATGCAGTATTAACTATGGTGGATGTGTTGGTGAAAGACCAACCTGATCAACCGGAAGAGTGCGACGCTGAAGATTTCATGGAGGAACAAGGGCTATTAGCCAG ATTAATACATCACTTCAAGTCAGATTCAGCGGACCAACAGTACCAAATACTAAGTGCGGCAAGAAAAGCATTACAAGGCGGTGGAGCGAAACGCATACAACACACGTTCCCACCGATTGTGTTTCACGCGTATCGACTCGCTTTCGTGTATAAGGACCTTAAGGATCAG GATGAAATGTGGGAAAAGAAATGTCAGAAAATATTCCAGTTCTGCCATCAGACCATCAGTATGCTGGTGAAAGCTGAACTCGCTGAATTACCTCTTAG aTTATACCTGCAAGGCGCGCTAGCAATAAGCGAGATTGGTTTCGCGAATCACGAAACGATAGCTTACGAATATCTCTCGCAAGCCTTCTCACTGTATGAGGATGAGATATCGGATAGTAAAGCGCAATTGGCAGCCATCACTCTGATTATAGCCACGTTTGAGCAGATTAACTGTTTTG GCGCCGAAAATGCTGAACCAATGCGCACGGGTTGCGCTCTCGCGGCAAGCAAGTTGCTCAAGAAACCGGATCAGAGTAGAGCCGTGGCGTTGTGTGCACATCTCTTCTGGAAGGGAGCTAAGGATGGGAAACAG tGGCCACTAAACGAAGCGACCCGAGCGTTAGACTGCCTCAAGAAAGCGGCCAGAGTTGCACAGCAATGTATGGACGGCGGTGTGCAAGCGCAGCTATTGGCTGAACTACTGGGCAGATATGCCCTGCTACGGGAGAGGGGCAATGAGGCACTCACCACTAATCTTATTGAGGCA ATAATACAGAAAATCCGCGAAGAGCTAGCGAACCTGGACCAATCGGAGGAAGTGGAACAGATAACAAAACACTTCCACAACACACTACAGCATCTCAAGAACAGAATGGAGTGCCCAGACCCGGACGGGCTCGGGTATGAGGGGCTAGTGTTGTCGTaa